GTAATTGGTAATATTTGCACAGATGTGCTAGCGCGGCAGCTCATCGCGGGCACCTTTACCCAGgggaccctccctgcccccagcctctctctgccaGCCTGAGGAGCCAGCCTGCAGGGGGTAACGGCAACAGCAAGCTCCCCCCCTCTCCCAGGAGCCTCAGGCGCTGAGGCTCAGGCCGAGAAAGCGCCCTAGGCGCACCCAGAGGCAGGCCTCAGCTTGACCTGGGAGGAGTTCCTGCCCCTGCTGCAGGGACTGATCAGAAGGAGCCCAGGCTCCACAGGATGTGCCCTTTCTAAGGGACTGTGTGGGAGGGGAGCCCCTGGGGGCTCCGtttctgattccattttctcctgcaGAGTCTGAATTTGCTTCTGGGGTAAGGGAGGGGGTAAAAAGGAGGGGGAGCAGGTGATCATAAGATATCATCTGGCTTCTTCTCCCCTGTCTCAAGGCCTGAAGGCAGCATTCTGGGGGGCTaggaaggaggtggggatcaTCTGGGCTGTGAGACAGGGGCCTGGACTGCCCGTGTGTGCTGCCCACTGCCCATTCTGGGGCCTGGCCAGGCTGGCGACGGGGTGAGACTGCACAGCGGGCAGGGCCAGATGAGACTCCTTGGCCACCACGTCTCCTTTACCCcttacctgtgtgtgtgcacctgtgagTGTGGGCCTGCATATTTGTGCACGTGTGGgctgtacctgtgtgtgtgtgtgtgcatggctgAACGCCTGTGCctatctgtatgtgtgtgcacgtgcatgtgcctGCGTGTGCTACATGTATGtaccacacacatgcatacatgtgctTTGGTTTGTGTCCCCCCCATAAGCCGACCCAGACACAAGGATTCAATTGCACGTAGATGGCCGCAGATAGCAAAGCAGGGGAGTGAGGaagaaggtggggggaggaaggcgGCCAGTGAGGGCCGTGGTCTCCAGCGAAATGCTGCCGTGGGCAAGTGTAGGACATGGCTTGGGTTCTCCCAGCCAGAGGGCAGAGAGTTGGGATTATCTGTCCACCAGCTCCCATCGTCACTGATTGAAGCCTCCTGACAGGGCTGTTGGCTCTCTGGCACTTTGGCCCGTCCTTGGCCTGGAGCCGCAGAGTTCTCAGGGAGCAGCCTTCAATGTGTGGAGGTAAATGCTGAGTGGCGCTAGGTGACACCTCTGGGTCTGTTGCTGTGTGGTGGGTGTGGCCGGTGTGGCGGGGGccgctgctggggtggggggagctgcaGGAAGGACAGGCTTGGTCCTCTAGCCATTGCAGGTGCGTGGCAAACAGCCTCAGGCCAAGCCGCCGTGGGGGGCTGCCCCAGCTGGAGAAAGCCTCCTCACCCTaggcctctctccttttctggatGGCCCACACCCAATGACTGTTTgctgcgggggggcgggggggtggggtatAAAGGCCTGGCCCTTTGTCCCAACTTGGGTCAACTCTGAAGGGTATCCTGGCTCCAGACCCCGCTGCGTTCAGGCCTGCCTCACAgcctcacctccccctgcccagatctgcctcctcctcccttcctcaaaTGATATCCCAAGAGCAGCCCCTAATATACATCTGGTGCTAATCTCTGTCTCCGGGGCATCCAGCCCAcacagcatgtgtgtgtgcaagagagTATAGCTGTGTCTTGCCGGGAGGACATACAGGTGTGGGTGCGCCTGTCCCACATCCCCCAGGGCCCTCCACGCAAGGTGATCTAGACGCCAGGCTGGTCCCTTTGCTGGCCCAGGCAGGCTCCTGGGGGCCTCGGGCGGGGGCGATAGCTATAGGCAGCTCAGTGGAGCCTCAATCACCTGCAAGCTCTTGAGCCTAGAAGGGATTTTTCTTCAGGCACGGACCTTGTCTTGTCCTGCTTGGAGTCAAGGGCACGCCATCACCCTACATCCAGGCTACCCTGAGCAGAGCagtggtggggtgggtgggtacTCTGGCCACCCCTCCTCCTGAGACCTTCTTGAGAAGACTGCTGGGGGCCCAGGGCAGCACACATGCAGCTGGAGGTCAGTCTTGGAGGACGGTGGGCTGCAGGCAAAGATGGAGGCAGGTAAGGACACGAAGAGGCCCAGAGGGCACCAGTGTTACAGAAATGTTTATTACAaggataaatatatacaataggGGGATATTAAAACCACTGATCCTGGGCCTGTGGGACTTCAGGGGATGTGGGGAGTGGAGGGTGAGGCAATGCCTGGTTGGGGAGGGTGATGGGACAAGGTGGGTCAGTGGTCGATCCACAGCCCTGGGCTCTGGATGCAGCTTGGGAATGACCAAGTCCCCAGATTCTGCACAGTTGGGTCCTTTGCTTGAGCCTGGACAGGCCTGCCCTCCCAATATACTGCCCCCCCAGCTGCCTGGCTGCCTCTAAAATTCTGGATGTTCCCTAGTGGCTGGAGGTGTTGAGAACAGCCCTGGTTAGGGATGTCAGTGAAGATGGCTGACCCCCTGCATTCAGAGGTGGGAAAACATCACTGGTCTTTGAGAGACATGTTGCCTAACCTTCTTCTCCGAGGTGGTGGGGTCCTCAAAAATGGCTGTAGTTTGGCTCCAGCCCAGATGCTCTAGGCATAATCCAAATAGTTTGGGAGACTCCTGCCATGTCCCTGTTCATGAATACTAAGGGTTATGGGGAAACAAATCTAGATAAATTCTCCTCATCCCTCTAGACCTTGCTCAAGGaacacctcctccaggaacccTTCTGAACACTGCTGAGCTGCCCAGCAGCCATGCCAGTCCTCTATCCTGCCCCTTGTTTACACTCATGACTCCCCAGGGCCTCTCCTTGCTGCTTTCCCACAGGGCTGGATCTAGGGCCCTGTGCTCAGTGACTGGTGCACTAAGGACACTCTCTGGGATGGTATTAGCTCAAGACCTCCCAGGAGGAGCCCAGAAAAGGGTGATGGAGGTGAGGACCTGGGGTGGAGCAGGGAGGCCTAAGTAGTCTGGCAATATTGCAGGACCTCTGTCATTACATCTGTCTTTTGTTCCTACGCAAGGAAGCTCTAAGACCCTGCCTTGGGTGCAGAGCTTACGTGCCTGAGACTCTTCTTCTCTATCTAGACTCTATGGTGTCTTACAAGCCCGCAGGAGAGAGCCGGAAAGAGCAAGGGGTCCCTGTGTCTCTATGTATTTCGCTCCGGGTTGGCTGGGGGGTCTTGGCCTCATGGGGCCAGAGAGTGGAGTTGGGGAAGCTCAGGTTGTCCCCAGTGTGGAGACTCCGATTAGCCAAAAGAACTGGGTCAGGTCCCCTACCCCCAGGTGTCCTTTTATCTCCCAGTAACCTCCTGCTTTTTCTCTGTGGAGAGGCTGGCAGAGTTGGGGAGTGGGCTTCTGTCAGGGCAGGCAACCCTTTgtcgcgggggtggggggcagggggcagaataGGCTGAGCTCCCAGCCGGCCTCAAGCCAGAGGTAGGTCCTGCCTAGATGGCTTGATGGGCAGCCCTATTCTCTCTTGCTTCCTGACATAGCCTGGACTAGAGGGTGGTGTCCCAGACtctgctctggggctgggggctgtggaCAAGAAGAAGTGACAGTGGAGCCCTGCAGGCTGCAGCCTGGGAGGCCTCCCCACAACAAGCCAGGATTGTGGGTTGTCTTCAGGGGCCGGGGCTCTCCAGAGAGTCTGCAACCCCAAGCCTTACTGCCTCCTCAGGCGGAGCAGGGGAGACAGGATGCCAGGCCCTGCTGGCTACTAGCCATGGCCATTCTGGGACATGTAAGCTGCCAGAGCCACCACCACGGCCACATAGAGACCGGCGCCCACGGCGATGGAGAGTGTGGCCAAGAAGAGGGCCCTGCGGGAGGTGGTGCTGGCCAGGCGGAAGTCTCCCTTGGAGATGGCCTTGCTGGTCTAGGGAGAGAGAGGTGCTGGTGAAAGGGCATGTCCCCACGGTTGGGAACCCAGCCCCAGCCTGCGGGGCTCTGACCCGGTCCTGCGCATGGAGGGTCAAGCCCTCcagtggagggagggagcaggagcagATGCCCTGGGCCCCTCGTGCTCTTACCCCCTGGGAGAAGTAGAAGGCAGCGATGCCCAGGGGCCAGAAACAGCAGAGCATGGAGAAGATAGTAAGGCCCAGGTGATCCCTGGGCGGCAGCGCCACGAAGTTGTCTTCACTTTCACTGTCTGTCGACGTCACATCACTCTGCAAAACACGGGTGGGCTTTTGCCACCGGGCCCAGGATCACCAGTGGCAACGATGTGGGGCCACAGGTAGTGTCATCTGCTGTGGGTGGGAGTGTAGGTTGGGCTCGGCCCGCTCTACCCAAAGCCTGAACTGTGGCCCACTGATTCCCTCCTTTGGAATTAGCACAAGCATACAAAGAAAGAATACGAGTATCAGCGTGCAGGCTTGTGTATCATCGGACAGTcattgggaaagaagagaaagtctCAACGCCCAGTGACCAGGAGATTGGGTTAATAAGTGAAGGaagaacatacaatgggatacCAGGAAACCCTTAAAAATCACCTCGTAGACAAATATTAAATTACGTGCAGCTATACTGAGATATGGTACTTGGAGGGGAAAATCTGGTTATAAAACTATGTGCAGCAAGATCTTTTTAGGGGGGAGTAGGGTGGGAGAAAAAGATTGAACAAAAAAAGACTAGAACATCATCGACTAAAATAATAATGTTCTCTTCCAGcggttttctgtatttttaaattacttatgtaattaagaaaacaagaatgatAAATGCTATTACAAAATTAAGccattggagcacctgggtagcttagttggttgtgtctgactttagctcaggtcaacatcttgcagtttgtgagtttgggccccacgctgggctctgcactgacagtgtggagcctgcttggggttcattctctctctctttttccctctctctgtgtctctctctctctctcccctctgccccacccccactcacgctgtctctctctcaaaataaataaataaacgtgaaaaaattaAGTCATCAACCCAAGtttgtgtttctcaaagtatggACAGAATCTGTGCCAGAAATACCTTTCCTTTGGTAACATAGATTCCTGGGCCCCAAGCCAGGCCCACTGAATGTCAACACCTAGAGGctggcctgggaatctgcatttgaaACACAGGcactcacctcctcctcctcctcctggtcaTTCTCCTGGCCCTGCTGCTCCTCTTGAACCCCGTAGGACACAGTCTGGATGGTGACATCCTCTTCTACTTGGCCAGGTTCTGTGGACCGCAGCGTAGGCCCCGCCTGGGGCTCCCTGTTCTCTGTGAAGCTGGTCTCACAGCTGTTTGCCCTGGCTTCCTTGACCTTGTCCCTCCCCAGGAGGCAGGTGGGCCTGTACCAGGCCTCCACGGCCAGCTGCAGGGATCCTGGGTCCAGGAGCTGATGGGTGCGAGCAGAGCCAGCACCACCCAGGAGGTAGGAGTAGAGCTTCTCCTGGCATGACCAGCTGGGTGAAGCCTCGGGGTAGGGGTAAGGGCcatggaggggggcggggctccgAGGCAGCAAAGGGTTCTGCAGTTCACTCAGACTCTCCATGGTTCTGGGGGCAGCTccagggaggggagcctgggccaGCTGAGCTGTCCTCAGAGAGCCTGATGGGCGAGCAAGACAGATAGATGCTGAGTCCAGGGCGCTGGATGCAGGATGGGAAATGTTTAAGAACTCAGGCCCTCGGACCCTGCCTTTACCACTGTACAGCTGTGGGACCTTGAGATGGCCACTGAGCTTCTCAGAGTTTCCTTTTCGTAGTCTACAAATTGGGTGTAGCCACAGTACTCACCTCATAGAgttggttcattcatttatcctGTCCACACTTATCGGTTGAGCATCAGCTCCCCACCAGGCACTGTACAGATACTGGGGACACGAAGGTGAGaaaggcagggagcagagagagggaggaggatgcACTGTCTTCACGGAGCTCACGATGGTGGAGAAGACACCTGCCCTGAAGGGGAAGGACAGCAAGGGGCGTAAGAACGTGCAAGGCACGGAACGGACACAAAGGTACAGGGAAGGCTTGGGAGCTGAGATAGAAGGAAGAGGACCAGTTGGCAAGGCAAGGGGAGGGGAACACATTTCAGGCAGAGGCCTCGATAAGGGATGTTCGCTCTGAGAGCCTGGGAGAAGGCTGGTGCCTCtcagggtagagagggaggggtgaGATGGGGTGTGTGGCCAGACCACGCAGCCCTGTTTAGGTCTGAGGGGGCTTCAGGGGTCTTGGCAGGAGCGATAGGATAGGGTTTGGGTCCAGAAGCTTCCCATGGCTGTGTGGGGAGAGTGTCTTGGAGAGGGCTGAGCTGATTGTGACACCGATAGGAGGTTTTGCCATGGCTTCAGGTAAGCTGAAAACAGCTGGGACTCAATGGTGAGGAGatgcagagaaggggaggggccttGGGAAATAATGGCAGGACTTGGTGGCTGGTGGGATACTGGGTTGAGGAAGATTTGTTGTAGGGTTGGATGGGACCACGCTTAGCTCAGAGCTCAGCATAGGCCACGTGCTAATTGCTGTCGATTCTTCACAGAGGAGGATGCTTCTCTCCAGTTATGGTCTTAAGGGGATGCTCCTTAGACTAATCTCCCCTCTAAGGTTAGTTGTGGCTTTGGGAAGTCCTGTGGGATCTAAGGCAGGGCCTCTGGAGCACTAAAGTCTGGACTTGCACATCCCAGCTTGAAGTGTAGACACACTCATGGGCTAGAGTGTAGATGCCCACCTGGGAAGGACACACGGTAGGTGCTCAGGGTTGATTGAAGGAGGGAAAGGCAGCCTATAAATGTGTTTACAGCAAAGCCTACACACATGCCGGGGTATGGAGAAAGGGGGCAGGCCCCCCCCAGGGACCCTActctctccttcccagccccATCATGATGCTGAAGGGTGAGAGGGTCATGTCTTGCCCTGGATTTATAATCTGAAGATCGGAGAGTCAGTCTTGGCCTTGATACTTTGGGCAAATAATCATGCCCTTCTgggtttctttatctgtaaagtgcAGATGATAATTCCTCCCCAACCCACAAGGTTGTTCTGAGGATCCAAAGAGATGGCTGATGCTCTATTGTACATTATAAGTGGGAGGGGCTTCTGTGCTACCCAAGGTCATTTCTGGCCTGATGGTAAAGGGACAAGTGTGGAGAGGGAATTTTGCCCCCAGGGATAGGTTTGTCTAGGCCCCTTCTccactcccacctcccatcaagaATTCAcagccagaggggcgcctgggtggctccgtcagttgggtgtccgactttggctcaggtcatgcatgatctcacggtccgtgagttcaagccctgtgtcaggctctgtgctgtcagttcagagcctggagcctgcttctgagtctgtgtctccctctctctctgcccctcgcccactcacgctctgtctctctctatcaaaaaatgaataaacgttaaaaaaataaaaataaaaaagaattcacagccagagcctggccatttctctttcttcccccaggGAGGTGGTTCGATTCTAGAAAGTTGGTTTTGGGGAAACCTGAAGACAGAGCATGGCCCCAGGAATAATGGGGAATGGGAcagagtgaggggcaggggaggcccAGGCAAGACCAGGGGGAGGCATTGAGGGTGGGTCCATGGGGGGCCAGCGTCCCTTGGCTGGCCTGCTATGAGGCAGGAGTGAGGGCTGTTGCCTGCCTGGAGGCAAAGGAGCAAGAGAAGGCTATCCTGGCCATGTCTCAGAGGCTCTGAGCCCGGAGAAGTGTGacctctggggctggggctcccagAATGTCTAACAGAATCCTGGAAGGACCCAAAGAACGGCGTGTGGCCCGAGTGCCCAACTCTTCACCCAGGGAGGGCACGGATGGTGCTGGGCTGCCCTACACCTGGGGGCTCTGTTGGCACATTAAGCAGTTACAAGTTCCATTTGGGCTGTCACCCAGCTGTGGAAGGAGTTTCTCCGCATGCAGAGATGGGACAGCAGTTCTTGGGAGGGGCGGAGCTCATAAATGCCAGGGCCTCAGtacttctccctcttctttcctctgcagtcaaatgctctaccactgagctatacCCCCAACTCTTCTTTCCTCTGTATGGATCAAAATGCAGGGAGCCCCTGGGACTATAATATGTGGACAGGTTCCTTCCAAGCTTGCTGGACTAGGCTTGTGCCTGGGCTCCTCTGGGCAGATTCCCAGCGGGACTGGTCTCTTCTGACCCCTGAGGGCAGTTTTTGAGTCCTTGTCGGAGCCTCCCCCACACCAGCAGATGTGATGTGCAGATGTACAATTGAAGGGCACGGGAGCATAAGGCTCATGGGTTTGGGAGTCAGGTACACTGGGATTCCATTCTGATTCGCCCCCATTAGCTTCTTGACCTGGCACCTCGGTTTCCCTATCTGCAATAAGAAGGGCTGGATTAAATGATCGCTGATGGTGGCACTAGCTCTCCATGAGCCCATAGCCTTAAGGAGCCCTGCAGAAGTCAGCTCCCCCACTCCCTGTCCTCTGCAAGACTCAGGGATAGATGCGCACGCTCAGAATCCAGTGACGTACCACCTTCCCTATCATGGCGCCTCGAGCACATTgaaggaagcaaagggaaggCAAGGCATCTCCTTGTCAGATGCACAGTGGAGCCGTAGCACCATCCCGTGGCTTCCCAGCTCCCCCTGGGCCGCCACAGCCCTGGTCCTGCCCTCCATCTTGCCCACCCTATGGGATTCTAGGACATGGCTCCCAAAGGTCCCCGGCCTCTCCTCTAGCTGGTCTTAATTAACGCCCCCTCTGCTTACAGCCTCAAGGGTCCCTGTTGTCATCTGCGTAGACAGAGGTATGTGGGCGCATTTTGGCAGGGTGTGGTGGGGAGGACCGGCCCCAGGGCCCTCACAGCAGACTAATGCATCAAAGTCACCCTGCCCTATGTCCTGAAGGAGGCATAGGAGGTCTTGGCAATCACCTGTCCGATCCCCccccagaagaaaaggaaggatccTTGTGGCCAGGAATCAGGCCCCAGAGCTCTGGAGACTGTAGGGGCACTTGCAGGGCACGTGTCCAGGAcaggaaggggcagctgggtCCCAGCTCATTCCCCTGTTCTTGCCAGCCATCCTCTCTTGGTCAAAGTGcacccagctgagccactgaAACCCAAGCCACGAAGCCTTTCCTGGATTACACTCTCCTCCACCACACTGATTGTGCCTCTGGGCAGGGGCTTCTCGGCTTCATGTACAAAGATGTATGATCCTGGGTTTGCACAACAGGGACAAACCGAAAGCCACCTGAATGTCCAACAATCGGGCacaagttaaataaattgtggtacaacAGTCCAGTGGTACAAGGCCTTGGAACAGGTTTACAAAGAGGAatgacatgagaaaatgctcattGCAGATTCagtgagagggaagaaaagaaaatggtatgtGCCTGCAATCTTAACTCTGCCAAAACGTCAACAGTGATTATCGCCAGGGGTGGGAACACAGGtgcttttcatttgcctttttacaccatgtttttctgtttcccatatttattttttacattgagCATGTACttcttttaaatcagaaaaaaaattaggtgcGCAGATTTCTTCCGGGCCGAATTATCTAAAAGTGGTTTTAAGCCTTGCCAGGTTTGGGGGTTCCTCCTGGGTGTAAAGGCTGAGCACAGTGTCAAAGTCTGCCctgacacagacagacagacagacacacacacacacacacacacaccctccgcCTCCATAAAGCAACCAGGTTATGGGCTACAGCACCTACTCACAGTCCAGCCAAGGGTCACAGTTCTTTAGCAGGTCATGTTCACCCCCGAAACCTGCTCGGGCCACACGGGAGTCCGCTAAACTGATCCTGGGGACCCAGCACTGAGCCCTGGCCAGAAGGAGGAGGTGGCAGGTCTCCAGGCCCAGGCTTCTCTATCCTTAGCCTTGCCTGACATTTTGGCCTGTTGCTGAGGGCTACCTCTCCCTGTTCTTTGGAGTTAAGGACCAGTATTCAAAGGATAATTTTCATCTCCACTTCTGCCTGGGGCTCATGTGGGCTGTGTGTGCCTGCTGTATAGACAGTACTGTATGTCTGCTTACTTGCTGGTGAGCATgcctctgcgtgtgtgtgtgacatgTGCACATGTCCCCTTCCAGAGGGAAGACGTGAGAtgtctgcaatttttttttttaatgatttttaatgttttttttttgagagagagagagcgagagagacagatcatgagcaaggaaggggcagagagagagagagggagacacagcatctgaagcgggctccaggctctgagctgtcagcacagagaccgacatgacactcgaactcatggactgtgagatcatgacctgagctgaagttggacgcttaactgactgagccacccaggcgccccgagatgtcTGCAATTCTGAAGCTAAGGAGATTGCTGTAGATTGTACAGTTGGGCAAGAGGTCTGGGCcccagaaaaggagagggaggggaggacctGGGAGGCCACAGCCCCtggtttgtttcctttggagCTGAGAACTGAGCTGGGCCCTAATGTTTTCCACTTCCTGATTTAGAGACGGAGAGCACAATGCCACCTCCAGACTGGGGACAGGACACCATACGGGAATCCACTGGGATCCAATTACAGCCTCCACTAGAGTCTGATTGTTCTGGAGTCCAATTACATGATGTAACATCAGTttgcttatctataaaatgtgtgGAAGGGTACAAGGGGTTCATTTTTAATAGCTCAGCTCAATACGACCCTGAGATTCTATTGGGAGAGGAAGAACAAtcacttaacatttattgagcttttcATCACGTGCCAGGAACCGAACTGCTCTAAAAGCTCATCTGACCCTATCATTTCTAGTGGGAGAGTCACAGCTGGACAGGGGCTTCCTCTTCTAGGAAAGAAGTGGCAGACTAACCTATGTCACACCCAATTGCCAAGAACAGTTAGAAAAACTAGGGAAAGATACGAAGGCATCAAAGAATCACCAAGGGAGCAAGAACTTGAGGGGTCAAGTTGCCAAGGtcctagaggaaaaagaaacacggGGAGGTGAGTGTGACCCTTGGTGCCACTTTCCCCTCCAGCAGTATCAGAGGCCGAggcggggaggggatgggagtTCAGGGCCTGTTAAGGAGGGGCCCCAGGAAACACCCCTGGTTTTCAACTGGGACTTCTCATGGGGTAACCCCAAGGAGCAGGAGCAAACCAAAAACAGAGCAGCCTTTACAGGCACAGAAACCAGGCTTTGAATCTGCTCCCGCCTAACTGGATTAAGGTGATCTACATGCAGCCTCTGAAGCAGAAGTTGCCCAGGGCAGCGGTTCCGGTCATCGGTGTGCACTAACATCACCTGCACGACTTAGCCCAGGCTGCTGGGCTCCACCCTCACCGTTTATGATTCTGAAAtaggcctgagaatttgcatctctaacaagttcccaggtggtgtcgatgctgctggtccagggatcACACTTTAAGAACCGCTGCTCTAATAGTCACTATAAGAatagtaggggctcctgggtggggataagcgcccgactcttggtttcggctcagggcatgatctcatggttcgtgagttcgagccccgcatcaggctctgcgctgatagcacggggcccgcttgggattctctctctctcaagataaataaatacacaaaaaaataacagCTATGATTTACTGCAGCCCCACATGAGCTAGGTGTTTCCTATGCTTCATCTCAAAACCATACAACCACCAGTGGGGCTGGTTGtgattatttcccatttttcagacaaactgaggctcaggtcaagtaacttgtccaagattaAAGTGATGGAGACTGGAATTGAACCCAAGTGTCATTGAATCCAAAGCCTGGGCTCTCAATTAACTGCGCCTTTCAGAGCCTACTTGTGTGCCGAGGGTCGTGATAAATAGTGTGGGTGTGACAGTGTCGAAGACTTGGTGTCCAATAGGTTAAAACCGAGGGCCTCAGTGAAGGGAATGGGAAATGGGAACTTCATGAAAAGATTAGGAGATGGGGGGTGACTTAGCAGCCCAGGGGTGGCTCCCTAGATAACCTTAAGGTCTGGGTTCATATAGATACAGACTCATTGTGAGGACGTTCAGCTGTTGGCCGCTATCTCTCAGCACAGCAAGAGTGATTGCTTCTAAACGGAAAGATAAAAGCAAGATCTTCTTGGCAAGGCAGaggattaaatataaatgattaaaatcCAGGGAAAAGGTGAAATCTTGACGATTGGGTGCTAGATCATCCCCTTGTCAGCTAATGTGTAAACCATACTGCAAACTGTGAAGTGCTGTGGCTACGGTGGTTGTTTGCAGATGGCTTGAGGCTGGATTTGATGATCTCTGGTCTAGAGTCTTGGCTGCAGCTTGCTGCATCTGACagtagagagagaaagccaggggtctgggtggggaggagggcgagGCCAGCGGAATCAGAATAGAGGGAAAATGAGAACTTGGCTTTCTTTGCTTCAGTTTGCCTCTTCAGGGAGCTAACACAATTGATTAtccttttttccctgttttcagCTGCTCCTCACTCCTGATCCTTCCTAATGGCACTTAAACATATTGTAGTCTCTCTcgcttaaaaaagaaatcaattgtGATGATTGCAAAACCCAGCTGTAAATACTTTGATACTCCTCCCTTCGAGAGGAGGGATACAGACCCCCTCTCTAATCTGAGTGGGCTTGTGACTGCTTCAACCACAGAGCACAGCAAAGGtgatgctgtgtgacttcagaggCCAGGTTATAAAAGGCCGTGCATCCTTTACCTTGCTCACTGAAAGACTCACTCCCCCAACCCTGAGCCACCCTGTCTGTAGCTGGACTACTCTGAGGTTGCCCTGCTGGAAGGTCATGTGTGTAGAAGCTCTGGTGGACGGAACCTGCTGAGCCAAGCCTTCCAATCTTGCCAAGATGTTAGACATGTGAGCGAAGCCATCTTGGACGCTTCAAACCAGCCCATCTGTCAGCCAAATACCACTGTGTGACCTCTGTCCCTGCCATGTGGAGTGGAGTAATCACACAGCTCAACCCTGCGTGGATTTCTGACCCTCAAGGTCATGAGGTAGAGTAAAATGTCTTTAGTTgtagccactaagttttgggggtGCTTAGGCAGTGACAGATAACTGGAATGCCTTTCCTCAGTGCCGTTTCCCTCCGACAgcccctggcctctctctctttcacttcacAGTCGTGTTTCTTAGGAGCATTGTCTCTACTCACATCAGAATCCTTCAGCTCTCAGCTCAAAAGTCCCTTCCTCAGGGAGATGTCCCTACATCCTCAGTCTAGATTTAGGCTCCTTGTTTATCTGCTCTCCAGGCTCCAATTCCTCCTCTCAAAGAGCTTAGCACAGTCTTTTTCTATATGTGTGATTTGTTGATTAGCGTCTTTCTCTCTCACCAGATTGTGAACTTCAAGAGGGTGGGGACTGTATCTTCCTCATCCGTGCAGCACCTTGCCTGGCGTATACTAGGC
The sequence above is a segment of the Panthera leo isolate Ple1 chromosome B3, P.leo_Ple1_pat1.1, whole genome shotgun sequence genome. Coding sequences within it:
- the SYNDIG1L gene encoding synapse differentiation-inducing gene protein 1-like isoform X2; the encoded protein is MESLSELQNPLLPRSPAPLHGPYPYPEASPSWSCQEKLYSYLLGGAGSARTHQLLDPGSLQLAVEAWYRPTCLLGRDKVKEARANSCETSFTENREPQAGPTLRSTEPGQVEEDVTIQTVSYGVQEEQQGQENDQEEEEESDVTSTDSESEDNFVALPPRDHLGLTIFSMLCCFWPLGIAAFYFSQGTSKAISKGDFRLASTTSRRALFLATLSIAVGAGLYVAVVVALAAYMSQNGHG
- the SYNDIG1L gene encoding synapse differentiation-inducing gene protein 1-like isoform X1 → MESLSELQNPLLPRSPAPLHGPYPYPEASPSWSCQEKLYSYLLGGAGSARTHQLLDPGSLQLAVEAWYRPTCLLGRDKVKEARANSCETSFTENREPQAGPTLRSTEPGQVEEDVTIQTVSYGVQEEQQGQENDQEEEEESDVTSTDSESEDNFVALPPRDHLGLTIFSMLCCFWPLGIAAFYFSQGVRARGAQGICSCSLPPLEGLTLHAQDRVRAPQAGAGFPTVGTCPFTSTSLSLDQQGHLQGRLPPGQHHLPQGPLLGHTLHRRGRRSLCGRGGGSGSLHVPEWPWLVASRAWHPVSPAPPEEAVRLGVADSLESPGP